A single uncultured Acetobacterium sp. DNA region contains:
- a CDS encoding helix-turn-helix domain-containing protein, with protein sequence MEKDLFGICPFVTTQKILTGKWTLIIMHCLSERTIRFNELQRALPTLTSTTLTKQLRMLEEHGLIIRTVYNQIPPKVEYSLSDLGKNFKPVLDELEIWGNQYIDFIKNKEQI encoded by the coding sequence ATGGAAAAAGATTTATTTGGAATTTGCCCATTTGTCACAACACAAAAAATCCTAACCGGAAAATGGACGTTAATTATTATGCACTGTTTAAGTGAACGCACCATTCGCTTTAACGAATTACAAAGAGCACTCCCGACCTTAACTTCCACAACGCTGACCAAGCAGCTGCGAATGCTGGAAGAACATGGCTTGATTATCAGAACTGTGTATAATCAAATCCCTCCGAAAGTAGAGTATTCTTTAAGCGACTTGGGAAAAAATTTCAAACCGGTGTTAGATGAGCTGGAAATTTGGGGAAACCAGTATATTGATTTTATAAAAAACAAAGAGCAGATTTAA
- a CDS encoding pyridoxamine 5'-phosphate oxidase family protein, with protein sequence METVYDYLKKCGTYFLATEEGDQPRVRPFGTINIFEDKLYIQTGKVKDVSKQMLTNPKVEISAFHGGTWIRIQAIIVEDDRLEAKQSMLAAYPSLQNMYSADDDNTQVLYLKDAVATISSFSDEAKVIEF encoded by the coding sequence ATGGAAACAGTGTATGATTATTTAAAAAAATGCGGCACTTATTTTTTAGCAACAGAAGAGGGGGATCAACCACGGGTTCGTCCTTTTGGAACAATTAACATATTTGAAGATAAACTTTATATTCAAACCGGGAAAGTAAAAGATGTTTCAAAACAGATGCTGACAAATCCTAAAGTTGAAATTTCCGCATTTCATGGGGGAACATGGATCCGGATTCAGGCAATTATAGTTGAAGATGATCGTCTTGAAGCAAAACAGAGTATGTTAGCTGCATATCCGAGTTTGCAAAATATGTACTCAGCCGATGATGACAATACCCAGGTATTGTATTTAAAAGATGCGGTAGCCACTATTTCATCTTTTTCGGATGAAGCAAAGGTTATCGAATTCTAG